In one Modestobacter sp. L9-4 genomic region, the following are encoded:
- a CDS encoding NAD-dependent epimerase/dehydratase family protein: MDVFLTGGTGLVGSALLSALLADGHTVHALARSDSSARALEAAGATVVRGSVEDAGLLAEAARTADGFVHTAATADGKDADRDAALLDAVLPALAGSNKPYVHTSGVWVHGAGTIDEDTPFAPPALTSWRLPLDARVRAAADDGVRSVVIAPGIVYGRGLGLPNVVKDGPRTDDGALVLPGSGEQTWTTVHTEDLARLYVAALTEAAPGAYYLGVNGQNPTVAEIGAAASRGAGLDERTVASTEADTEARLGVLAGALDISQQATGARARAELGWAPTGPSLLEDLSSGSYAG, from the coding sequence ATGGACGTCTTCCTCACCGGTGGCACCGGGCTCGTGGGTTCTGCTCTCCTCTCCGCTCTCCTGGCCGACGGCCACACCGTGCACGCACTCGCCCGCAGCGACAGCTCCGCCCGGGCCCTCGAGGCCGCCGGCGCGACCGTCGTCCGCGGCTCCGTCGAGGACGCCGGCCTGCTGGCCGAGGCCGCCCGCACCGCCGACGGCTTCGTCCACACCGCGGCCACCGCCGACGGCAAGGACGCCGACCGCGACGCCGCCCTTCTCGACGCCGTGCTGCCCGCGCTGGCCGGCAGCAACAAGCCCTACGTGCACACCAGCGGCGTGTGGGTGCACGGCGCCGGCACGATCGACGAGGACACCCCCTTCGCCCCGCCGGCGCTCACGTCCTGGCGGCTGCCGCTGGACGCCCGCGTGCGCGCCGCGGCCGACGACGGCGTGCGCTCGGTCGTCATCGCCCCCGGCATCGTCTACGGCCGGGGCCTCGGCCTGCCGAACGTGGTCAAGGACGGCCCGCGCACCGACGACGGCGCCCTCGTGCTCCCCGGCAGCGGCGAGCAGACCTGGACGACGGTGCACACCGAGGACCTCGCCCGGCTCTACGTCGCCGCGCTGACCGAGGCTGCTCCCGGCGCCTACTACCTGGGCGTCAACGGCCAGAACCCGACGGTGGCCGAGATCGGTGCGGCGGCCAGCCGCGGCGCCGGGCTCGACGAGCGCACCGTGGCCTCCACCGAGGCCGACACCGAGGCCCGCCTCGGGGTGCTGGCCGGCGCGCTGGACATCTCCCAGCAGGCCACCGGCGCCCGGGCCCGCGCCGAGCTCGGCTGGGCCCCCACCGGCCCGTCGCTGCTGGAGGACCTCAGCTCCGGCTCCTACGCCGGCTGA